One Herpetosiphonaceae bacterium genomic window carries:
- a CDS encoding DUF2283 domain-containing protein — MRTFIVVSFCDYFDCTHVWGCLHDSCDNRSMNYDEESDTLYVSFAPGEAATGIELNQHILLRIKKQERRATGLTLFDYSVLAQQTDIGPRSFSLTGLAELSPELRALVIEILRAEPVRTILALSVDWPSPLEIIPITSLQPIAMFKSAA, encoded by the coding sequence ATGCGTACTTTCATCGTCGTCTCCTTCTGCGATTACTTTGATTGTACGCATGTTTGGGGTTGTCTACACGACTCCTGCGATAATCGCTCCATGAACTATGACGAGGAAAGCGATACGCTGTATGTGTCGTTCGCTCCTGGCGAGGCCGCTACCGGTATTGAATTGAATCAGCATATCTTGCTCCGTATCAAAAAGCAGGAGCGCCGCGCTACTGGCCTGACGCTCTTCGATTATTCGGTATTAGCCCAACAGACTGATATTGGTCCTCGCAGCTTTTCACTGACTGGCCTGGCTGAGCTATCGCCGGAGCTACGCGCGCTGGTCATTGAAATTTTACGCGCCGAACCTGTCCGTACGATCCTCGCTCTGTCGGTCGATTGGCCGTCTCCCCTGGAGATCATACCGATCACCTCGCTCCAGCCGATAGCTATGTTCAAAAGTGCCGCCTAA